A window of the Vibrio pomeroyi genome harbors these coding sequences:
- the dnaA gene encoding chromosomal replication initiator protein DnaA, producing the protein MSSSLWLQCLQQLQEELPATEFSMWVRPLQAELNDNTLTLFAPNRFVLDWVRDKYLNSINRLLQEYCGNDIPHLHFEVGSKRVVAPKPATPAPTRTRTAADVAAESSAPAQLQARKPVHNTWRDEEPVAVDINHRSNVNPKHKFNNFVEGKSNQLGLAAARQVADNPGAAYNPLFLYGGTGLGKTHLLHAVGNAIVDGKPNAKVVYMHSERFVQDMVKALQNNAIEEFKRYYRSVDALLIDDIQFFANKERSQEEFFHTFNALLEGNQQIILTSDRYPKEINGVEDRLKSRFGWGLTVAIEPPELETRVAILMKKAEDHQIHLADEVAFFIAKRLRSNVRELEGALNRVIANANFTGRPITIDFVREALRDLLALQEKLVTIDNIQKTVAEYYKIKVADLLSKRRSRSVARPRQLAMALAKELTNHSLPEIGDAFGGRDHTTVLHACRKIAQLREESHDIKEDYSNLIRTLSS; encoded by the coding sequence GTGTCATCTTCGCTTTGGTTGCAGTGTTTGCAACAGCTTCAAGAAGAGTTACCAGCTACAGAATTCAGTATGTGGGTTCGTCCGTTACAAGCGGAGCTCAATGACAATACTCTAACTCTATTTGCTCCGAACCGATTCGTACTCGATTGGGTTCGTGATAAGTACTTAAATAGCATCAACCGCTTGCTGCAAGAATATTGCGGCAATGATATCCCGCATCTGCATTTTGAAGTGGGAAGCAAGCGCGTGGTTGCACCAAAGCCAGCGACACCAGCACCGACTCGTACACGTACGGCAGCCGATGTGGCCGCTGAGTCATCTGCTCCTGCACAATTACAAGCTCGTAAGCCTGTTCACAACACGTGGCGTGATGAAGAGCCTGTAGCCGTGGACATTAACCACCGTTCAAACGTGAACCCTAAGCATAAGTTCAATAACTTTGTTGAGGGTAAGTCGAACCAACTGGGTTTGGCTGCGGCACGTCAGGTGGCGGATAACCCAGGCGCGGCGTACAACCCTCTATTTCTATACGGTGGCACCGGTCTAGGCAAAACTCACTTGTTGCACGCCGTAGGCAACGCCATTGTTGATGGCAAACCAAATGCGAAAGTGGTGTACATGCACTCTGAGCGTTTTGTTCAGGATATGGTAAAGGCACTGCAAAATAACGCGATCGAAGAATTCAAACGCTACTACCGTAGTGTTGATGCATTGCTTATCGATGACATCCAATTCTTTGCTAATAAAGAGCGTTCGCAAGAAGAGTTCTTCCATACCTTTAATGCGCTGCTTGAAGGCAACCAACAGATCATCCTAACTTCTGACCGTTATCCAAAAGAGATCAACGGCGTAGAAGATCGTCTTAAATCTCGCTTCGGTTGGGGTTTGACGGTAGCGATTGAGCCACCAGAGCTTGAGACGCGTGTTGCGATCTTAATGAAGAAAGCAGAAGACCACCAAATTCACCTTGCGGATGAAGTGGCGTTCTTTATTGCTAAGCGACTACGCTCTAACGTTCGTGAGCTTGAAGGCGCATTGAACCGTGTGATTGCGAATGCAAACTTCACAGGTCGCCCGATCACGATCGATTTCGTACGTGAGGCACTGCGTGACCTTCTTGCACTACAAGAGAAGCTGGTCACCATTGATAACATTCAAAAGACAGTGGCTGAGTACTACAAAATCAAAGTAGCCGATCTGCTGTCTAAACGTCGTTCTCGTTCTGTTGCTCGTCCACGTCAATTGGCGATGGCACTGGCGAAAGAGCTGACTAACCACAGCTTGCCTGAGATTGGTGATGCATTCGGTGGTCGTGACCATACGACCGTACTGCACGCTTGTCGTAAGATTGCGCAGCTACGTGAAGAGAGCCACGACATTAAAGAAGATTATTCGAACTTGATTCGTACCCTTTCTTCTTAA